A window of Malania oleifera isolate guangnan ecotype guangnan chromosome 5, ASM2987363v1, whole genome shotgun sequence contains these coding sequences:
- the LOC131155042 gene encoding protein NONRESPONDING TO OXYLIPINS 2, mitochondrial isoform X1 has translation MAWRSGSLSRSLISTARASSLRSPPPLPRIRPPLVSAPPLRSRRLSVASRNLGELGCTQSLMPLHSVVAAARLTLHLAVNARACCELSHGTFCRTCQDR, from the exons ATGGCTTGGCGCTCTGGATCACTTTCTCGATCGCTGATCTCCACCGCGAGGGCTTCATCTCTCCGGTCACCGCCACCTCTTCCCCGCATCCGTCCTCCGCTCGTCTCCGCACCTCCTCTTCGCTCCCGCCGCCTCTCCGTCGCTTCCAG GAATTTGGGGGAACTAGGATGCACCCAATCCCTTATGCCGCTGCACAGCGTGGTAGCTGCAGCACGCCTGACATTACATCTGGCCGTCAACGCTCGGGCATGTTGCGAGCTGTCTCACGGTACCTTCTGCCGCACTTGTCAGGATCGCTAG
- the LOC131155042 gene encoding protein NONRESPONDING TO OXYLIPINS 2, mitochondrial isoform X2 yields MAWRSGSLSRSLISTARASSLRSPPPLPRIRPPLVSAPPLRSRRLSVASRNLGELGCTQSLMPLHSVVAAARLTLHLAVNARACCELSHGT; encoded by the exons ATGGCTTGGCGCTCTGGATCACTTTCTCGATCGCTGATCTCCACCGCGAGGGCTTCATCTCTCCGGTCACCGCCACCTCTTCCCCGCATCCGTCCTCCGCTCGTCTCCGCACCTCCTCTTCGCTCCCGCCGCCTCTCCGTCGCTTCCAG GAATTTGGGGGAACTAGGATGCACCCAATCCCTTATGCCGCTGCACAGCGTGGTAGCTGCAGCACGCCTGACATTACATCTGGCCGTCAACGCTCGGGCATGTTGCGAGCTGTCTCACG GTACTTGA